DNA from Desulfarculus baarsii DSM 2075:
ATTAGTAGATCGTGTATGTGCTGAAATGTTTACACATATGTGAAATGGCCTTTAAGCCAAGGCGGCTAGGGCAGTTAGCCATCGGGCCGAAAATGAGCATGATAAGCGCATGTTGCGGCTGTGTGACAACATTTGCTCTTTTAAATCAGCGAGTTGGTGATAAAAGCGCCCCACCGTCGCCATCGCCGAAGACCAGCATCAGCCGGAATTGACCATCAAACGGGGGCCAGGGTAAAAATGGGCATGATTCAAGCCAATGCCCCGGCTTTCACCTGACATCAACGTCACGACCACGATGCTAAGGCGCACTTGGTCCGCCTTGGAGCGAGAAGCTTTTGCCTTTGGGCCACTGGGAAATACTGCGTCGGCAACTTGGCGAGGTCATCGACCCGGAGGAGTTCAAACTCTGGATCGATCCCTTGCGCCCCGTGGAAAGCGACGGGCCGGGCCTGGTTTTGGCCTGCCCCAACGCCTTTCATCGCACGTGGTTGCGCGACCACCATCTGCCGCGTCTGCGCCAGTTGGCCCGCCAGATCGACCCGGAGTTCAAGGTCACCCTGGCCGTGCTGCCCGGCGGCCAGCCCGGCGGCCAAGGCCGGCCCGCGGTCGCCAGGCAGTTGACCCTGCCCAGCCTGGGCCTGGATCACCCCCAGCTCAACAGCCGCTATCGCTTCGAAAATTACATCGCCGGCGGCGGCAACGAATACGCCTGCGCCGCGGCCAAGGCCATGGCCAACGGCCAGAGTTTCTTTGGCGGGGCGCTCTATCTGGTCTCGGGCACGGGCCTGGGCAAGAGCCACCTGACCCAGGCCATCGGCCACCACGTCCTGGACGGCGAGCGCCCCTGCCGGGTGTCCTACCTCACCGCCGAGGACTTCGCCAACCAGATGATCAGCGCCCTGCGCGCCAAACGCATGGAGCAGTTCAAGGACCGCTTCCGCCGGGGCTGCGACGTGCTGCTGCTGGAGGAAGTGCCCTTTTTGGCCGGCAAGGACAAGACCCAGGAAGAACTTGTCTACACCCTCGACGCCCTGGCCAACGCCGGCAAGCGCATTATTTTCACCGGCAACCAGCCGCCGGCCCAGATCAAAAATCTGGGCCGGCGTCTGCGCTCGCGCCTGGACGGCAGCGTCACCGTGCCCATCGAGCCGCCCGACCACCAGACCCGCGTGCGCATCCTGCGCAGCGAGGCCCAGCGCCTGGGCGTCGTCTCCCCCGTCGAGCCCCTGGAGCTTTTGGCCGAGGCCATCAGCGGAGACGTGCGGCGGCTGATCTCGGCCCTCAACGGCATGGCCGCCCGCAGCGCCCTCACCGGCCGGCCCATGGACCTGGCCCTGGCCGCCGAGGTGGCCGGCCAACTGGCCACCGAGCTGCGCCGCCTCAGCCCCGAGCGCATCCGCGACGAGGTGGCCCGGGCCTATGGCCTGGAGCCGGCCCTATTGTCTGGCAAATCGCGCAAAAAAGAAGTGACCGGCCCGCGCAACATCGCCATGTACCTCTGCCGTCGCCACACCGATTCGTCGCTGAAATCCATCGGCGGCCTGTTCAACCGCGATCACTCCACCGTCATGTACGGCGTCGACAAGATCGACCGCCTGCTGGCCCAAGACCAAAAATTGGCCGGCCAACTGCGCTACATCGAACAGCGCCTGGGCCTGGGCTGATTTTCGCGGCCGGCCCGGCGGCGCTGTTGGCCGAGCGCCTCGATTTGTGGTACAAGGGCGGATAAACCATTTTTTGGAGTGATCATGAAAAAGATCATTTTCGCGGCGCTGGCCATAATCCTCGTTTCCGGCTGCGCCCTGGCCGACGGCAAGCCGTCCTTCAACACTCTCGAAGAAAAAATAAGCTATATCATCGGGTTCCAGTTCGGCGCCGATATGAGCAAAGACCAGATCAACGTCTCGCCCGAGGTCTTCCTCAAGGGCATGAAAGACGGCCTGGCCGGCAACAAATCGGCCCTGGACGAAAAACAGGCCGCCGCGGCCATGGACGAGTTCCGCGTCAAGATGATGGCCCAACAGCAGGCCAAAATGAAGGAACAGGCGGCCGAAAACAAGAAGAAGGGCGACGCCTTCCGCGCCGAGTTCAAGAAAAAGCCCGGCGTCAAGACCCTGCCCAGCGGCGTGATGTATCGCGTCATCAGCGCCGGCAAGGGCCCCCAGCCCAAGCCCACCGACGTGGTCCAGGCCCACTACACCGGCAAGCTCGTCGACGGAACCAAATTCGACAGCTCCGAGGGCCGCGAAAAGCCGGTCAGCTTCCCGCTCGACGGCGTGATCCCCGGCTGGAGCGAGGCCCTGCAGCAGATGAACAAGGGCGCCAAGTGGGAGATCGTCCTGCCGCCGGAAGCGGCCTACGGCGATCGTCAGGTCGGCCCGATGATCGGCCCCGGCTCCACGCTGGTCTTCGAGGTCGAGCTGGTCGACTTCGCCGCGCCCAAGGCCGAGGAGGCCCCGGCCGCCCAGCCCCAAAAATAGCCCTCGATCTTTTTCGCCACGGGCCCGACTCCTCGCCGCGCGAGGGGCCGGGCCCGGTTTTTTTGGGCCGCCGTTCTCTCTTGACTTGCCGGTCGACGATTGACTAACGTTGTTCATGCTCGTGAATAGCATTCAGCACAAGCAAAAACAACGCGTCCCGACGCGACCAGGCGGGAGCCACCCTTGCAGGCCCATCTCGCGGCCGCCATCACGCCTCGGGCGATGCCGACTCACCATCCGGAGGACATGCCATGGCCGCGCCCCTTTCAGAGCAACAGCGCCAACTGTTCGAAAAAATCGACAAGGAAACCAACGACTTTTTGATGACGCGCCACAACGCGGTCAACCGCTGGGTCATCGGCGACATGATCCGGCGCAGCGCCTACCACTATCCCGACAAGCTCGCCCTCATCGACGGCGAGATCCAGCGCACCTACAGCCAGTTGGAGCGCGACAGCAACCAACTGGCCCAGGCCCTTTTGGGCCTTGGCGTGCAAAAGTACGACCGCGTGGCCATCCTGGCCCACAACACCTATCACCACGTGCTGACCTGGCTGGGCTGCGCCAAAATCGGGGCCATCTACCTGGCGGTCAACTATCTGCTGCGCGGGCCCGACATCGCCTATTGCATCAACCACTCCGAGAGCAAGGTCTTCGTCATCGAAGATAGCCTGCTGGAGCTGGTCGATGGCGTTTTGGGCGATATGCCCACGGTGCGCTCGTTCATCTGGTCGGCGGCCACGGGCCAGGGGGCCATGCCCGCCGGCTTCGCCGATTTCGACGCCTGGCGCTTGGCCGCCTCCGACGCCGCGCCCCAGGCGATCTTGCGCATCGAGGATCCGGCCCAGATGACCTACACCAGCGGCACCGAATCCCGGCCCAAGGGCGTCATCATCAGCAACCAGGCCCTGATCGCCCAATACATGGGCTGCATCATCGACGCCGGCTACGGCCCGGACGACATCAACGTCAACGCCCTGCCCATCTACCACTGCGCCGCCCGCGACGTGTTCATGAATCCCATTTTCTGGGTCGGCGGAACCAACGTGCTGATGGCCCCGGACCTGGGCCAGATCCTGGCCAACATCGAAAAACACAAGGCCACGATCTTTTTCGCGCCGCCCACGGTGTGGATCGGCCTGCTGCGCCACCCCGACTTTGAGCGGCGCGATCTTTCCAGCCTGAAGAAATGCTGCTACGGCGCCTCGATCATGCCCGTGGAGATACTCAAGGAAATGATGGAGCGCCTGCCCGGCGTGGAGGTCTACAATTTCTATGGCCAGACCGAGCTGGCCCCCTACCACACCATCCTCAAGGCCCAGGACGCCCTGCGCAAGCTGGGCTCGGCCGGCAAGGGCGGCCTGCACATGGAGTCGCGCCTGGAGGGCGACGACGGCCAGGCCATTGCGGCCGTGGGCCAGCCCGGCGAGATCTGCGGCCGCGGCCCCCACGCCATGACCATGTACTTCAAGGAGCCCGACAAGACCGAGGAGGCCATGAAGGGCGGCTGGTTCCATTCGGGCGACCTGGGGGTCTACGACGAGGAAAACTACATCACCGTGGTCGATCGCAAAAAAGACATGATCAAGACCGGCGGCGAGAACGTGCCCTCGCGGGAGGTGGAAGAGGCCATCTATCTGGACAGGCGGGTGGAGGAGGTGGCGGTCATCGGCCTGGATCATCCCAAGTGGGTCGAGGCCGTCACCGCCGTGGTCGTGGCCAAGAAAGGTCAGGCCATCGACCCGGACGAGCTGATCGCCCATTGCCGGCAGCACCTGGCCCCCTTCAAGACGCCAAAGAAAGTCATCGTCGTCGAGGCCCTGCCCAAGACGCCCACGGGCAAGATCCTCAAGCGGCAGATGCGCCAGGATTACAAGGGCGTTTTCGCCGACGAATAGGCGTTTTACAAGGCGAGAGCGCCGTACGGGGGCGTCCTGCCCCGTGCGGCGGCCTCAAGGCCGGCAAGCGCCCCGCCCCGATCGTTGGCGCGGGGCGCGCTTTTTTTGGGCGGCGTCACGCGCCGCCTGGTCAGTTGGCTCAGCTGAAGCCGCCGCCACCGCAGCCCGACGAGGCCAGGCCGGGCCCGTCCAGCCCCGGCCCCCCGCCGCCCACGGCAAAGCCCGAGGCCAGCTTGCGGGCTTGGTCGCAACCGCACTTGGGGCAGAGGGCCTTGTCATCCGCGCGCAGGATCAGCGCCTCGAACTGCTCGCCGCAGCGGCCGCAGACGTATTCGAAAATCGGCATGCCAGCACCTCTTTGTCATTGGCGTTTCCAATAACTTTAAGCCGCGCGCGGCCCTTGTCAAGGGGCGCGGTCGGGCCTAGAGCGGCAGGCTGGTGGCGTGGGCCGGGTTGAGGCCCTGGTCGCGGGCCAGGCGGAAGCAATCGCGGCAGGCGTGCAGGTCGGGGCCGTCTTCCAGGGGGATCAGGACGATGACCCGTTGAAAGCCGGGCGGCACGGCCTGGGGCGAGGCCGGCGGTTTGGTCATGATCAGCACCGAGGCGTGGTTGAGGTTGGCCGGCTCCTGGCTGATCAGCACCGGTTCGTCGGCCTGATCGGCCCCGCCGGCCAGGGCGTGGGGCACGAACGAGGCCGGGTCGAAGGTCCAGAGCAGGGCGTCCAGGCCGGCGGCCTGCCGCGGATCGGCGGCCAGGATCAGCACCCGCGCCCCTTGCCGCCAGTGCCAGGCGGCCAGGCGGGCCACGGCCTCGCCGGGCGCGCGGCCGCACTGCTTCAGATTGACGAACTCCAGCTCCATGGGCCGATTTTAGCACGGCGCGGCCTCAAACGCCCACCGCCTCGTCACCGCGCGGCCCGCGCAAGAAACTTAGACAGCGGCCGGCCCATGGTTTACACTTTAAGCAGAGGGTGAAAAAGCGCACTTGCCCGCACGGGAGTTGAGGCCATGAATCTTGCCGGCCGTCTTTGGCGCTCCACCAGGGTCAGGCTCATCGTCAGCTTCGTGGCGGTGGCCTTGCTGGTGGGCGTGGCCTCGTTCCTGGTGGGCGGCCGGCTGCTCTACGAGGCGGTGCTTTCCGAGGCGGCCAGCCGCGTGCGCCTGGATTTGAACGCCGCCCGCGAGATCTATCAATCGCGGACGCGCTCCATCGAGCTGGCCCTGTCGGTGGCCATCGCCGGCGATCAGGTCCAGCGCCTGCTGACCGATGGCGACGCGGCCGCCCTGAAGGCCTGGCTGGACCGCTTGGCGCGGGAAGCCGGGCTGGATTTTCTGGGCCTGGCCGCGCGGGACGGCCGGGTGTTGGCGCGCATCGGCCCTGGCCCGCTCGGCGGCCGAGACGTGGACCTGCCGGTGGTCGCCCAGGCCCTGGCCGCTGGCCGGCCAATGGGCGGCACGGTGGTCATGGACGCGGCCAGCCTGGCCGCCGAGGATCCGGCCCTGGCCCGGCGGGCGGTGGTGCGGCCGGTGGCCACGGCCCGCGCCGACCCCGCGCCCGAGGGCGCGCGGACAGAGGCGCTGTGCCTGGCCGCGGCCGCGCCGCTGTCGCGGGAGGGCCTGGCGCTCTATGGCGGGGTGTTGCTCAGCCGCGACAAGGCCATCGTCGACACCGTGGGCCAGACGGTTTTCAAGAACGAATCCTTTGCCGGCCGCCAACTGGGCACGGCCACGATCTTTTTGGGCGATCTGCGCGTCAGCACCAACGTGCGCGCCCCCGACGGCAGCCGGGCCATCGGCACCAGGGCCTCGCGGGAGGTGGCCGAGGAGGTGCTGGGCCGGGGCGGCGTGTGGTCGGGCCGGGCCTTCGTGGCCTACGACTGGCAGATCACCGCCTACGAGCCCATCGTCGACGTGAACGGCCAACGGGTGGGCATGCTCTACGTGGGCGTGCTGGAGGCCAAGTACGCCGGGCTCTGGCGGCAGACGCTTATGGTCTTCGCCCTGACCACCCTGGCCTGCCTGGTGGTGGCCGTGGGCCTGGGGGCCTATCTGGCCGAGCGCATCACGCGGCCGGTCAACCAGCTCATCGCCGCCAGCGAGCGGGTGGCGCGGGGCGATTTTTCGCCCGAGGTGGGGCCCATCGTCCGTAGCGACCTGGGGCTGTTGCAGCGCGGCTTTCAAGAGATGCTGTTGGCCCTGGGCGAACGCGAGCGCCGCCAGCAAGAGGAAAGCGAAAAGCGCCTGTTGCAATCGGAAAAGCAGGCCCTGGTCGGCCGCCTGGCCGCCGGCGTGGCCCACGAGATCAACAACCCCCTCACCGGCGTGCTGACCTTCACCCACCTGCTGCTGCGCCGGGGCGACCTGCCGGCCGAGGTGGTCCACGACCTGCAAACCATCGCCGCCCAGACCGAGCGCGTGCGCAAGATCGTCAAGGGCCTGTTGGATTTTTCGCGCCAGACCAAGCTGGAGGCCCAACCCAGCGACCTGAACCCCCTGGTGGCGGCGGCGGTCAAGCTGATGACCAACCAGGCCCTCTTGAAGGGCGTGCGCCTGCACTTCGACCCGCAAGAAGAATTCCCGGTGATGAACCTGGACCGCAGCCAGATGCAGGGAGTCTTGATCAACATGATCATCAACGCCCTCGACGCCACGCCGCCCGGCGGCGAGGTGGCCGTGATCACCCGGCCCGGCGATCCGGCGCGGCGCGGCGGCCGCCAGGGCGTGGAGATCCTGGTGCGCGACACCGGCTGCGGCATCGCCCCCGAGCACCTGGACAAGCTTTTCGACCCCTTTTTCACCACCAAGGAAGTCGGCCAGGGCACGGGCCTGGGCCTGGCCGTCAGTCAGGGCGTGGTGGCCCGCCACGGCGGCGAGATCACCGTGCGCAGCAAGCCGGGTCAGGGCAGCACGTTCACCATCTGGCTGCCCGAGGAGATCAGGAGCGAAGGTTATGACTGGTGACCACGGAGAATTGGCGACATGAAGGTGCTGGTGGTCGATGACGACAAGGTGGTTTTGCTCAGTTGCCGGCGGGTGCTGGAGGCGGCCGGCCACCTGACGCGCGAGGCCGGCGGGGCCGAACAGGCCCTGGCCATCTTGTCCGCCGAGCCGGTGGATTTGGTTTTGGCCGACGTGATGATGCCGGGCGTGGACGGCTTCGCCTTGATCGAGCGGGCCCGCCGGGTCGCGCCATCCACGCCGGTGGTGTTGATGACGGGCTACTTGACGCCACAGATCAAACAACGGGGCATGGCGGCGGGGGCGGCGGGCTTCATCGCCAAGCCGTTCACGCCAGACGAGTTGCTGGAGGGCCTGGCCAGGGTCATGGGCCCGCGCCAGGCCTGACCGACAGCGGCGGCGGGCCTTGGCGTCGTCGGGAAAGGATGCGATCATGCCGGAAAAGATGCTTGTCATAGACGACGATTCGGCGGTAATCGAATCGTGCCAGCGCATTTTCAGCGCCGAGGGTTGGGAGGTGACCGGCTCCACCGACCCGGCCAAGGGCCTGGAGCTGGCCGCCGGCCAGGCCTTCGAGGTGATCCTGGTCGATTGGAAGATGCCCGGCCTCAGCGGCATGGACGTGCTCTCCGAGCTGGAAAAGCGCGCGCCCAAGTCCACCGTGGTCATGTTCAGCGGCTACCCCTCGGTGGAGCGGGCCACCGAGGCCCTCAAGCGCGGGGCCATGGACTACGTGCCCAAGCCCTTCCGGCCCGACGAGATCATCAC
Protein-coding regions in this window:
- a CDS encoding DNA polymerase III subunit chi, whose amino-acid sequence is MELEFVNLKQCGRAPGEAVARLAAWHWRQGARVLILAADPRQAAGLDALLWTFDPASFVPHALAGGADQADEPVLISQEPANLNHASVLIMTKPPASPQAVPPGFQRVIVLIPLEDGPDLHACRDCFRLARDQGLNPAHATSLPL
- a CDS encoding acyl-CoA synthetase, whose amino-acid sequence is MAAPLSEQQRQLFEKIDKETNDFLMTRHNAVNRWVIGDMIRRSAYHYPDKLALIDGEIQRTYSQLERDSNQLAQALLGLGVQKYDRVAILAHNTYHHVLTWLGCAKIGAIYLAVNYLLRGPDIAYCINHSESKVFVIEDSLLELVDGVLGDMPTVRSFIWSAATGQGAMPAGFADFDAWRLAASDAAPQAILRIEDPAQMTYTSGTESRPKGVIISNQALIAQYMGCIIDAGYGPDDINVNALPIYHCAARDVFMNPIFWVGGTNVLMAPDLGQILANIEKHKATIFFAPPTVWIGLLRHPDFERRDLSSLKKCCYGASIMPVEILKEMMERLPGVEVYNFYGQTELAPYHTILKAQDALRKLGSAGKGGLHMESRLEGDDGQAIAAVGQPGEICGRGPHAMTMYFKEPDKTEEAMKGGWFHSGDLGVYDEENYITVVDRKKDMIKTGGENVPSREVEEAIYLDRRVEEVAVIGLDHPKWVEAVTAVVVAKKGQAIDPDELIAHCRQHLAPFKTPKKVIVVEALPKTPTGKILKRQMRQDYKGVFADE
- a CDS encoding response regulator, with protein sequence MKVLVVDDDKVVLLSCRRVLEAAGHLTREAGGAEQALAILSAEPVDLVLADVMMPGVDGFALIERARRVAPSTPVVLMTGYLTPQIKQRGMAAGAAGFIAKPFTPDELLEGLARVMGPRQA
- a CDS encoding FmdB family zinc ribbon protein; amino-acid sequence: MPIFEYVCGRCGEQFEALILRADDKALCPKCGCDQARKLASGFAVGGGGPGLDGPGLASSGCGGGGFS
- a CDS encoding FKBP-type peptidyl-prolyl cis-trans isomerase, translated to MKKIIFAALAIILVSGCALADGKPSFNTLEEKISYIIGFQFGADMSKDQINVSPEVFLKGMKDGLAGNKSALDEKQAAAAMDEFRVKMMAQQQAKMKEQAAENKKKGDAFRAEFKKKPGVKTLPSGVMYRVISAGKGPQPKPTDVVQAHYTGKLVDGTKFDSSEGREKPVSFPLDGVIPGWSEALQQMNKGAKWEIVLPPEAAYGDRQVGPMIGPGSTLVFEVELVDFAAPKAEEAPAAQPQK
- the dnaA gene encoding chromosomal replication initiator protein DnaA, whose product is MPLGHWEILRRQLGEVIDPEEFKLWIDPLRPVESDGPGLVLACPNAFHRTWLRDHHLPRLRQLARQIDPEFKVTLAVLPGGQPGGQGRPAVARQLTLPSLGLDHPQLNSRYRFENYIAGGGNEYACAAAKAMANGQSFFGGALYLVSGTGLGKSHLTQAIGHHVLDGERPCRVSYLTAEDFANQMISALRAKRMEQFKDRFRRGCDVLLLEEVPFLAGKDKTQEELVYTLDALANAGKRIIFTGNQPPAQIKNLGRRLRSRLDGSVTVPIEPPDHQTRVRILRSEAQRLGVVSPVEPLELLAEAISGDVRRLISALNGMAARSALTGRPMDLALAAEVAGQLATELRRLSPERIRDEVARAYGLEPALLSGKSRKKEVTGPRNIAMYLCRRHTDSSLKSIGGLFNRDHSTVMYGVDKIDRLLAQDQKLAGQLRYIEQRLGLG
- a CDS encoding cache domain-containing protein; this translates as MNLAGRLWRSTRVRLIVSFVAVALLVGVASFLVGGRLLYEAVLSEAASRVRLDLNAAREIYQSRTRSIELALSVAIAGDQVQRLLTDGDAAALKAWLDRLAREAGLDFLGLAARDGRVLARIGPGPLGGRDVDLPVVAQALAAGRPMGGTVVMDAASLAAEDPALARRAVVRPVATARADPAPEGARTEALCLAAAAPLSREGLALYGGVLLSRDKAIVDTVGQTVFKNESFAGRQLGTATIFLGDLRVSTNVRAPDGSRAIGTRASREVAEEVLGRGGVWSGRAFVAYDWQITAYEPIVDVNGQRVGMLYVGVLEAKYAGLWRQTLMVFALTTLACLVVAVGLGAYLAERITRPVNQLIAASERVARGDFSPEVGPIVRSDLGLLQRGFQEMLLALGERERRQQEESEKRLLQSEKQALVGRLAAGVAHEINNPLTGVLTFTHLLLRRGDLPAEVVHDLQTIAAQTERVRKIVKGLLDFSRQTKLEAQPSDLNPLVAAAVKLMTNQALLKGVRLHFDPQEEFPVMNLDRSQMQGVLINMIINALDATPPGGEVAVITRPGDPARRGGRQGVEILVRDTGCGIAPEHLDKLFDPFFTTKEVGQGTGLGLAVSQGVVARHGGEITVRSKPGQGSTFTIWLPEEIRSEGYDW